In Heptranchias perlo isolate sHepPer1 chromosome 7, sHepPer1.hap1, whole genome shotgun sequence, a genomic segment contains:
- the frzb gene encoding secreted frizzled-related protein 3 isoform X2 → MLRFGVCSVLLWMGCLGLVRMVEAAACEPIRIPMCKPMPWNMTKMPNHLHHSTQDNAVLAIEQYEGLVGINCSPVLLFFLCAMYAPICTIDFQHEPIKPCKSVCERARDGCEPVMRRYNHTWPENLACEEFPVYDRGVCISPEAIVTADAPVPDLSIHSPNSNCRNLGGDSCKCPAVKLTQKVYLKNNYNYVIRAKVKEVRNKCHDVATTVEVKDVLKSSLVNIPKETVTLHTSSACLCPEIKTNEEYVIMGYEDEERARLLLVEGSIAVKWKDRLGKRIKNWDQKLRQDRRKGRSGQQNGERRIQPRDTAVASKQRNKSRNAKRAR, encoded by the exons ATGCTTCGCTTTGGGGTCTGCTCCGTCTTGTTGTGGATGGGTTGCCTGGGTTTGGTTCGCATGGTAGAAGCCGCTGCCTGCGAGCCCATCCGGATCCCGATGTGCAAGCCAATGCCCTGGAACATGACGAAGATGCCGAACCATCTGCACCACAGTACCCAGGACAACGCCGTGTTGGCCATCGAGCAGTACGAGGGATTGGTGGGCATTAACTGCAGCCCGGTGTTGCTCTTTTTCCTCTGTGCGATGTATGCGCCGATTTGCACCATCGACTTTCAACACGAGCCCATCAAGCCCTGTAAATCGGTGTGCGAGAGAGCAAGAGATGGCTGTGAGCCTGTCATGAGAAGGTACAACCATACCTGGCCGGAGAACCTCGCCTGCGAGGAGTTCCCCGTCTACGACCGGGGAGTCTGTATCTCCCCCGAAGCCATCGTGACAGCCGATGCACCCG TTCCGGACCTATCGATCCATTCTCCCAATAGTAACTGCAGGAACTTGGGAGGCG ATAGCTGCAAGTGTCCGGCAGTAAAACTCACTCAGAAAGTTTACCTGAAGAACAACTATAATTACG TCATTCGAGCCAAAGTGAAAGAAGTGAGAAATAAATGTCACGACGTTGCCACGACGGTGGAAGTGAAAGATGTTCTGAAATCTTCCCTGGTGAACATTCCAAAGGAAACAGTGACGCTTCACACAAGTTCCGCCTGTCTCTGTCCTGAAATCAAAACCAACGAAGAGTACGTTATTATGGGCTACGAGGATGAAGAGAGGGCGAG gtTACTTTTGGTTGAGGGTTCCATAGCTGTAAAATGGAAGGATCGACTTGGGAAAAGAATCAAG AACTGGGATCAGAAGCTCCGCCAGGataggaggaaggggagaagcggCCAACAAAATGGAGAGAGACGTATACAGCCGAGAGATACAGCAGTCGCATCCAAACAGAGGAACAAAAGCAGGAATGCAAAGCGAGCACGCTAG
- the frzb gene encoding secreted frizzled-related protein 3 isoform X1: MLRFGVCSVLLWMGCLGLVRMVEAAACEPIRIPMCKPMPWNMTKMPNHLHHSTQDNAVLAIEQYEGLVGINCSPVLLFFLCAMYAPICTIDFQHEPIKPCKSVCERARDGCEPVMRRYNHTWPENLACEEFPVYDRGVCISPEAIVTADAPETVPDLSIHSPNSNCRNLGGDSCKCPAVKLTQKVYLKNNYNYVIRAKVKEVRNKCHDVATTVEVKDVLKSSLVNIPKETVTLHTSSACLCPEIKTNEEYVIMGYEDEERARLLLVEGSIAVKWKDRLGKRIKNWDQKLRQDRRKGRSGQQNGERRIQPRDTAVASKQRNKSRNAKRAR; the protein is encoded by the exons ATGCTTCGCTTTGGGGTCTGCTCCGTCTTGTTGTGGATGGGTTGCCTGGGTTTGGTTCGCATGGTAGAAGCCGCTGCCTGCGAGCCCATCCGGATCCCGATGTGCAAGCCAATGCCCTGGAACATGACGAAGATGCCGAACCATCTGCACCACAGTACCCAGGACAACGCCGTGTTGGCCATCGAGCAGTACGAGGGATTGGTGGGCATTAACTGCAGCCCGGTGTTGCTCTTTTTCCTCTGTGCGATGTATGCGCCGATTTGCACCATCGACTTTCAACACGAGCCCATCAAGCCCTGTAAATCGGTGTGCGAGAGAGCAAGAGATGGCTGTGAGCCTGTCATGAGAAGGTACAACCATACCTGGCCGGAGAACCTCGCCTGCGAGGAGTTCCCCGTCTACGACCGGGGAGTCTGTATCTCCCCCGAAGCCATCGTGACAGCCGATGCACCCG AAACAGTTCCGGACCTATCGATCCATTCTCCCAATAGTAACTGCAGGAACTTGGGAGGCG ATAGCTGCAAGTGTCCGGCAGTAAAACTCACTCAGAAAGTTTACCTGAAGAACAACTATAATTACG TCATTCGAGCCAAAGTGAAAGAAGTGAGAAATAAATGTCACGACGTTGCCACGACGGTGGAAGTGAAAGATGTTCTGAAATCTTCCCTGGTGAACATTCCAAAGGAAACAGTGACGCTTCACACAAGTTCCGCCTGTCTCTGTCCTGAAATCAAAACCAACGAAGAGTACGTTATTATGGGCTACGAGGATGAAGAGAGGGCGAG gtTACTTTTGGTTGAGGGTTCCATAGCTGTAAAATGGAAGGATCGACTTGGGAAAAGAATCAAG AACTGGGATCAGAAGCTCCGCCAGGataggaggaaggggagaagcggCCAACAAAATGGAGAGAGACGTATACAGCCGAGAGATACAGCAGTCGCATCCAAACAGAGGAACAAAAGCAGGAATGCAAAGCGAGCACGCTAG